A genomic window from Terrisporobacter glycolicus ATCC 14880 = DSM 1288 includes:
- a CDS encoding isochorismatase family protein: protein MLKGDLLMAENKDYKFVDQYQFDEELLRKAFAEAREIYKERGFMREMGFGKAPAITTVDMAKAWMSEGHPFTCDHSEEVCAEALKVLEAGRKSGVPIFHTTTGYIGERQWDLPRWDEKIPMSALDINTDWLEIDPKLKPRPEEPVIHKKYASNFFGTHLAQTLNYLGVDTLIVMGATSCACVRHTVMDSTGYGFKTIVPRGTVGDRVPGVIEWNLFDMEAKFCDVVSVEEVVKYLEGIDSSVYRTPERKLDNK, encoded by the coding sequence ATGTTGAAGGGAGATTTACTTATGGCAGAAAATAAAGATTACAAATTTGTTGACCAATATCAATTTGACGAGGAATTATTAAGAAAGGCATTTGCAGAAGCAAGAGAGATTTATAAAGAAAGAGGATTTATGAGAGAAATGGGATTTGGTAAAGCTCCAGCTATAACAACTGTAGATATGGCTAAGGCTTGGATGAGTGAGGGACATCCGTTTACATGTGACCACTCTGAAGAAGTTTGTGCAGAAGCACTTAAGGTTTTAGAAGCTGGAAGAAAATCAGGAGTACCTATATTCCATACTACAACGGGTTACATAGGAGAAAGACAATGGGATTTACCAAGATGGGATGAAAAAATACCTATGAGCGCTCTTGACATAAACACTGACTGGTTAGAAATAGATCCTAAATTAAAGCCAAGACCTGAAGAGCCAGTTATTCATAAAAAGTATGCATCTAACTTCTTTGGAACTCATTTAGCTCAAACACTTAATTATTTAGGTGTAGACACTCTTATAGTAATGGGAGCTACTTCTTGTGCATGTGTCAGACATACCGTAATGGATTCTACTGGATATGGATTTAAAACTATAGTACCTAGAGGAACAGTTGGAGATAGAGTACCTGGTGTTATAGAGTGGAACTTATTCGATATGGAAGCCAAATTCTGTGATGTTGTTTCAGTAGAAGAAGTTGTTAAATATTTAGAAGGAATAGACTCAAGTGTTTATAGAACTCCAGAAAGAAAATTAGATAACAAATAA
- a CDS encoding sigma-54 interaction domain-containing protein: MLTSFYKNALDSSFDGILITDRSGNIIYVNSQYEKITGLKKKDIIDKNLATLLENGIINKAISLEVLKKGKSVSTTHSYVTGKSAFSSAQPIFDNNHNIIGVINNTRNIEELLKLKSEIKQHVANQEKVNQEMKHLKKLINKNEEFIFESKAMKETAKLASKVANFDSTVMIYGESGTGKEVVSKYIHGLSGRKNNIFIKVNCAAIPKELFESELFGYEKGAFTGASNNGKIGFFELANGGTLFLDEIGELQLSVQSKLLRAIQEKEITRVGGKERKKLDIRVIAATNRNLEKEVKDGNFREDLFFRLNVFPITIPPLRERPDDIPVFIDFFINKLNNKYKVNKIISKEALNYLIRYNYPGNVRELENMVEYLFVINEKNIEVDSIPGKILSQIMISNYKGGKSEGKKEKLNYLINLYEKTIIEDTIKKYHTLEQASEVLGIHYSTLSRKMNKYNLKFTD; encoded by the coding sequence TTGTTAACAAGCTTTTATAAAAATGCTCTAGATTCATCTTTTGACGGAATTTTAATTACAGATAGAAGTGGAAATATTATTTATGTAAATTCACAATATGAAAAAATTACAGGATTAAAGAAAAAAGACATTATAGACAAAAATTTAGCAACTCTTTTAGAAAATGGAATTATAAACAAGGCTATATCTTTGGAAGTTTTGAAAAAGGGCAAATCTGTTTCTACTACACATTCATATGTTACAGGTAAATCTGCATTTAGTTCAGCACAGCCTATTTTTGATAACAATCATAATATAATCGGTGTCATTAATAATACTAGGAATATTGAAGAATTATTAAAGCTTAAGTCAGAAATTAAACAGCATGTTGCTAATCAAGAAAAAGTTAATCAAGAAATGAAACATTTAAAAAAGCTAATCAACAAAAATGAAGAATTTATATTTGAAAGTAAGGCAATGAAGGAGACTGCTAAGTTAGCCAGTAAGGTAGCAAATTTTGATTCTACAGTTATGATATATGGCGAATCAGGAACAGGGAAAGAGGTCGTTAGTAAATATATTCATGGATTAAGTGGAAGAAAAAATAATATCTTTATTAAAGTTAACTGTGCAGCTATACCAAAGGAATTATTTGAATCAGAATTATTTGGATATGAAAAAGGAGCATTTACGGGAGCATCAAACAATGGAAAAATAGGATTTTTTGAACTTGCAAATGGAGGAACATTATTTTTAGATGAAATAGGAGAATTACAGTTATCGGTGCAGTCAAAATTATTACGTGCAATTCAAGAAAAAGAAATTACAAGAGTAGGTGGGAAGGAACGCAAAAAACTTGATATAAGAGTAATAGCAGCTACTAATAGAAACTTAGAAAAAGAAGTTAAAGATGGTAATTTTAGAGAAGATCTTTTTTTTAGACTTAATGTTTTTCCAATCACCATACCACCTCTTAGAGAAAGACCAGATGATATACCTGTATTTATTGATTTCTTTATAAATAAACTAAATAATAAATATAAAGTAAATAAGATTATATCAAAAGAAGCTCTGAATTATCTTATAAGATATAATTATCCTGGAAATGTTAGAGAACTTGAAAATATGGTGGAGTATTTATTTGTAATAAATGAAAAAAACATAGAGGTAGATTCCATTCCAGGTAAAATTTTATCACAAATAATGATTTCTAATTATAAAGGTGGTAAAAGTGAAGGTAAAAAAGAAAAGTTAAATTATCTTATAAATCTATATGAAAAAACAATTATAGAAGATACAATTAAAAAATATCACACCTTAGAACAGGCATCAGAAGTTTTAGGAATACATTACTCAACTCTTTCACGAAAAATGAATAAGTATAATTTGAAATTTACAGATTAA
- the grdA gene encoding glycine/sarcosine/betaine reductase complex selenoprotein A — translation MSILENKKIIIIGDRDGIPGPAIEECVKTAGGKVVFSSTECFVUTAAGAMDLENQKRVKEFAEEFGCENVVVMLGAAEGEAAGLAAETVTAGDPTFAGPLTGVQLGLQVYHACEPQVKEEFDGSVYEEQIGMMEMVLDVDDIIKEMSSIRDEFCKY, via the coding sequence ATGAGCATACTGGAAAATAAAAAAATTATTATCATTGGTGATAGAGATGGTATTCCAGGTCCTGCTATAGAAGAATGTGTAAAAACAGCTGGAGGAAAAGTAGTATTTTCTTCAACAGAATGTTTTGTCTGAACAGCTGCTGGAGCAATGGACTTGGAGAATCAAAAAAGAGTAAAAGAATTTGCTGAAGAATTTGGTTGTGAAAATGTTGTGGTCATGTTAGGTGCTGCAGAAGGTGAAGCAGCAGGACTTGCTGCTGAAACAGTTACTGCTGGAGATCCGACATTTGCTGGTCCGTTGACAGGAGTCCAGTTAGGACTTCAAGTATATCATGCTTGCGAGCCGCAAGTAAAAGAAGAGTTTGACGGTAGTGTATATGAAGAACAAATAGGTATGATGGAAATGGTACTGGATGTTGATGATATAATTAAAGAAATGAGCTCAATTAGAGATGAATTTTGTAAATATTAA
- the grdF gene encoding sarcosine reductase complex component B subunit beta → MSKIRVVHYINNFFAGVGGEEKANIPPEKRSGVVGPGIAIQKAFGDEAEIVATVICGDTYFGENIKEATKVLLDMIKEEKPDLFIAGPAFNAGRYGVACGSICKAVEDELEIPVITGMYEENPGVDMFKLDLNIISTGNSAATLRKCIPNFSKLALKLARKEEIGSPEEEGYILKGIRTNYFNSLRGSERAVDMLVKKMNKKEFATEYEMPNFDRVQPAKPIKDMSKVKIALVTSGGIVPIDNPDKIESSSATKFGTYDLSNMESMGKDDFTTIHGGYDRSFVLKNPNLVVPLDVMRDLEKEGVVGEIANYFMATTGTGTSVGNAKKFGEDIGKKLIEDNVSCVILTSTUGTCTRCGATMVKEIERYGITVVHICTVVPISLTIGANRIVPAIGIPHPLGNPELDEEGSKKIRRELVLRALKALQTEVSDQTVFE, encoded by the coding sequence ATGAGTAAAATAAGAGTAGTTCATTATATAAATAATTTCTTTGCTGGAGTAGGAGGAGAAGAAAAAGCAAATATACCTCCAGAAAAAAGAAGTGGAGTAGTAGGGCCAGGTATAGCAATTCAAAAAGCTTTTGGAGATGAAGCTGAGATAGTAGCAACAGTAATATGCGGAGATACGTACTTTGGTGAAAATATAAAAGAAGCAACAAAAGTGCTTTTAGATATGATAAAAGAAGAGAAACCAGATTTATTTATAGCAGGACCTGCATTTAATGCTGGAAGATACGGAGTTGCTTGTGGATCAATATGTAAGGCAGTAGAAGATGAATTAGAAATACCAGTAATTACTGGAATGTATGAAGAAAATCCAGGTGTGGATATGTTTAAATTAGATTTAAATATTATATCTACTGGAAATTCAGCAGCAACATTAAGAAAGTGTATACCTAATTTTAGCAAACTAGCTTTGAAACTAGCTAGAAAAGAAGAAATTGGTTCACCAGAAGAAGAAGGATATATATTGAAAGGAATAAGAACAAATTATTTCAATAGTTTGAGAGGATCTGAAAGAGCTGTTGATATGTTAGTTAAAAAAATGAATAAAAAAGAGTTCGCTACAGAGTATGAAATGCCTAATTTTGATAGAGTACAACCAGCTAAACCTATAAAAGATATGTCAAAAGTTAAAATAGCTTTAGTAACATCTGGTGGTATAGTTCCTATAGATAACCCTGATAAAATTGAATCTTCTAGTGCAACTAAGTTTGGAACATATGATTTATCTAACATGGAATCTATGGGAAAGGATGATTTTACAACTATACATGGAGGATATGATAGATCTTTTGTGCTGAAAAATCCGAATTTAGTTGTTCCTTTAGATGTAATGAGAGACCTCGAAAAAGAAGGGGTAGTTGGAGAAATAGCAAACTATTTTATGGCAACAACAGGTACAGGAACTAGTGTAGGAAATGCTAAAAAATTTGGAGAAGATATAGGTAAAAAATTAATAGAAGATAACGTAAGTTGCGTAATTCTAACTTCTACATGAGGCACATGTACTCGTTGCGGCGCAACGATGGTAAAAGAAATAGAAAGATATGGTATAACAGTAGTTCATATATGTACGGTAGTTCCTATTTCTCTAACAATAGGTGCGAATAGAATAGTACCAGCTATTGGAATTCCTCATCCTCTTGGAAATCCAGAATTAGATGAAGAGGGAAGTAAAAAAATAAGACGAGAATTAGTTTTGAGAGCACTAAAAGCATTACAAACAGAAGTAAGTGATCAAACTGTATTTGAATAA
- the grdG gene encoding sarcosine reductase complex component B subunit alpha — MKLELGKIYINDIQFAQKTEIINSVLYVNKSKVEEMVLSDDRIKSVNVDIGRPGESVRIAPVKDVIEPRVKVEGEGSIFPGILNKVKTVGSGKTNTLKGACVVTGGNIVAFQEGIIDMSGPIAQYTPFSKTNNLCIMMEPKEGLEAHAYEQAARMAGLRVAEYLGKAGKEIEPDEVIIYETKPIQEQIKEYPNLPTVAYVHMLQSQGLLHDTYYYGVDAKQMVPTLMYPTEIMDGAIISGNCVAPCDKVTTYHHLNNPVIEDLYKRHGKDLNFVGVILTNENVFLMDKERSSDMVAKLVEYLGIDGVIITEEGYGNPDTDLMMNCKKCTNAGADVVLITDEFPGRDGKSQSVADATKEADAVVSCGQGNLVVHFPAMDKIIGTLEYVEMMIGGYKGCLNEDGSMDAELQIIIASTIANGYNHLAARWY, encoded by the coding sequence ATGAAGTTAGAACTAGGAAAGATATATATTAATGATATTCAATTTGCACAGAAGACAGAAATCATAAACTCAGTACTTTATGTGAACAAGAGTAAAGTAGAAGAAATGGTGTTAAGTGATGACCGAATAAAAAGTGTAAATGTAGATATTGGTAGACCAGGGGAATCTGTTAGAATAGCACCAGTTAAAGATGTTATTGAGCCTAGAGTGAAGGTTGAGGGGGAAGGAAGCATATTCCCTGGAATTTTAAATAAGGTGAAAACAGTTGGTAGTGGAAAAACAAATACGCTAAAAGGCGCTTGTGTTGTTACAGGTGGAAATATAGTAGCCTTTCAAGAAGGTATTATTGATATGAGTGGACCAATAGCCCAGTATACACCTTTTTCCAAGACTAATAATTTATGTATAATGATGGAGCCTAAAGAAGGTTTAGAAGCTCATGCTTATGAACAAGCAGCTAGAATGGCTGGACTAAGAGTAGCAGAGTATTTAGGCAAGGCAGGTAAGGAAATAGAGCCAGATGAAGTTATAATTTATGAAACTAAACCTATACAAGAGCAAATTAAAGAGTATCCCAATTTGCCTACTGTAGCATATGTTCATATGTTACAATCTCAAGGTTTACTTCATGACACATACTATTATGGAGTAGATGCAAAACAAATGGTTCCAACTTTAATGTATCCTACAGAAATAATGGATGGAGCTATTATTTCTGGAAATTGTGTTGCGCCTTGTGATAAGGTTACAACTTATCATCATTTAAATAATCCTGTAATAGAAGATTTATATAAAAGACATGGAAAAGATTTAAATTTTGTCGGTGTTATATTAACTAATGAAAATGTATTCTTGATGGACAAAGAAAGAAGTTCAGACATGGTAGCTAAGTTAGTAGAGTACTTAGGAATTGATGGAGTAATTATTACGGAAGAAGGTTACGGAAATCCAGATACAGATTTAATGATGAATTGTAAAAAATGCACTAATGCAGGTGCTGATGTTGTACTTATTACAGATGAATTCCCTGGAAGAGATGGGAAGAGTCAATCTGTAGCTGATGCAACAAAAGAAGCTGATGCAGTAGTTTCTTGTGGCCAAGGTAATTTAGTTGTTCATTTCCCCGCTATGGACAAAATAATTGGAACTCTTGAATATGTGGAAATGATGATAGGTGGATATAAAGGATGTTTAAATGAAGATGGAAGTATGGATGCAGAACTTCAAATAATAATAGCTTCAACTATAGCAAATGGATATAATCATTTAGCTGCTAGATGGTATTAA
- a CDS encoding FxLYD domain-containing protein, with the protein MKKVLLGIIIGFVVIVGGCVALVGAGMSGVDNAVKEVEKETVKNDNKLQEMAKDIKWKVKRGDYSTEIVGIFENTSEEVIDYIEFEYKLMNSEGTVIEKSFANETEIEPGEKRKIEIFCSENDFDKYDIKVKSSVF; encoded by the coding sequence ATGAAAAAGGTATTATTAGGTATTATTATTGGATTTGTAGTTATTGTTGGAGGCTGTGTAGCATTAGTTGGAGCGGGAATGTCTGGTGTAGATAATGCAGTAAAAGAAGTGGAAAAAGAAACAGTTAAAAATGATAATAAGTTACAAGAAATGGCTAAAGATATAAAGTGGAAAGTAAAAAGAGGTGATTATAGTACTGAGATAGTTGGTATTTTTGAAAATACTAGTGAGGAAGTCATCGACTATATTGAATTTGAATATAAATTAATGAATTCTGAAGGAACAGTTATAGAAAAGTCATTTGCTAATGAAACAGAAATTGAACCTGGAGAAAAGAGAAAAATTGAAATATTCTGCTCAGAAAATGATTTTGACAAATATGATATTAAAGTAAAATCAAGCGTTTTTTAA
- a CDS encoding serine/threonine-protein kinase: MEFKLSLYEELKSIHKSRKVEIFIVQNIQDEKIYIKKEIKEYTKEIYKIIKDINCKNIPRIYEVLEKGDKLIIIEEFINGNTLQEILEKENKLREKEVIEYMISLCDALYEIHSLNPPIIHRDIKPANIIISNDNVLKLIDFDISRIYKKGESLDTTLLGTKGYASPEQFGFDQTDCRSDIYAMGVMMNVLTTGKHIKEELNNTLLKDIIKKCTHISAEKRYANVLDLKEELKNKLYDIKYTQIDKKSDGKCYIKEYIKTVHYYSKVLPGFRTKNPIYMICASLWYLFLIIGLFIAEGFNDFLGNIILVIVMLSIYFIFTNYLGIKNKLPLIKSKKIALRLSGYFIYVICIFLVGGGLLSLTIN, translated from the coding sequence ATGGAATTTAAATTATCACTGTATGAGGAACTGAAATCTATTCATAAAAGTAGAAAAGTTGAAATTTTTATAGTTCAAAATATACAAGATGAAAAAATATATATTAAGAAGGAAATAAAAGAGTATACAAAGGAAATATATAAAATTATAAAAGATATAAATTGTAAAAATATACCTAGAATATATGAAGTATTAGAAAAAGGAGATAAACTTATAATAATTGAAGAGTTTATAAATGGAAATACTTTGCAGGAAATCCTAGAAAAAGAAAATAAGCTAAGAGAAAAAGAAGTAATTGAATATATGATTTCTTTGTGTGATGCTTTATATGAAATTCATAGTTTAAACCCTCCTATTATTCACAGAGATATTAAACCGGCTAATATAATTATAAGTAATGATAATGTATTAAAATTAATTGATTTTGATATTTCAAGAATCTACAAAAAAGGTGAAAGTTTAGATACAACACTTTTAGGAACAAAGGGGTATGCTTCTCCAGAACAGTTTGGATTTGACCAAACAGACTGTAGAAGTGATATATATGCAATGGGTGTAATGATGAATGTATTAACTACGGGAAAACATATAAAAGAAGAATTAAATAATACTTTGTTAAAAGATATAATAAAAAAATGTACTCATATTTCTGCAGAAAAAAGATATGCTAATGTTCTTGATTTAAAAGAAGAATTAAAAAATAAACTTTATGATATAAAATATACCCAAATAGATAAAAAATCAGATGGCAAATGCTATATTAAAGAATATATAAAAACAGTACATTATTATTCAAAAGTTTTGCCAGGTTTTAGAACTAAAAATCCTATATATATGATTTGTGCTAGCCTTTGGTACTTATTTTTAATAATAGGTCTATTTATTGCAGAAGGCTTTAATGATTTTTTAGGTAATATTATACTTGTTATAGTAATGTTATCTATTTATTTTATATTTACAAATTATTTAGGAATAAAAAATAAGTTACCATTGATAAAAAGTAAAAAAATAGCATTAAGGTTGTCAGGGTATTTTATTTATGTTATATGTATATTTTTAGTTGGTGGTGGATTATTAAGTTTAACTATTAATTAA
- the metA gene encoding homoserine O-acetyltransferase MetA, giving the protein MPIKIPSQLPAYNVLSSENIFVMNIERANHQDIRPLKIGILNLMPIKIQAENQLLRYLSNTPLQVEITLLQTKSYRGNHTPLEHLDKFYRYVDDVKDEKFDGLIITGAPVEQMEFEDVDYWGELKNIMDWTKTHVYSTVHICWGAQAALYHHYNVPKYQLDKKLFGVFKHRNNFEHDNLTRGLNDVFYAPHSRHTEVKREDIEKVDDLEILSESDEAGIFIVANKSRRQIFITGHLEYDRDTLKGEYLRDLSKGLSIEMPKHYFENDDDKTTPFVTWRESANIVFGNWLNYCVYQNTPYNIEEIN; this is encoded by the coding sequence ATGCCTATAAAAATACCGTCACAGTTACCTGCATACAATGTTCTATCAAGTGAAAATATTTTTGTAATGAATATAGAAAGAGCAAATCATCAAGATATTAGACCGCTTAAGATAGGAATATTAAATTTAATGCCTATAAAAATACAAGCTGAAAATCAACTGCTTAGATATCTTTCAAATACACCACTTCAGGTGGAAATTACACTACTTCAAACTAAATCATATAGGGGAAACCATACGCCACTTGAACATTTAGATAAATTTTATAGATATGTGGATGACGTTAAGGATGAAAAGTTTGACGGACTTATTATTACTGGAGCACCAGTAGAACAAATGGAATTTGAGGATGTGGATTATTGGGGTGAATTAAAAAATATAATGGATTGGACCAAAACTCATGTTTATTCCACAGTGCATATATGTTGGGGAGCGCAAGCAGCTCTTTATCATCATTATAATGTGCCCAAATATCAATTAGATAAGAAGTTATTTGGTGTATTTAAACATAGGAATAATTTTGAACATGACAATTTAACTAGAGGGCTAAATGACGTGTTTTATGCTCCTCATTCTAGACATACAGAAGTAAAAAGAGAAGATATAGAGAAAGTTGACGACTTAGAAATATTATCAGAATCAGATGAAGCAGGAATATTTATTGTAGCTAATAAAAGTAGAAGACAAATATTTATAACTGGTCACTTAGAATATGATAGAGATACTTTAAAAGGAGAATACTTAAGAGACTTAAGTAAAGGGTTATCTATAGAAATGCCTAAACATTATTTTGAAAATGATGATGACAAAACTACTCCTTTTGTTACTTGGAGAGAAAGTGCAAATATAGTTTTTGGAAATTGGTTGAACTACTGTGTATACCAAAACACACCTTATAATATAGAAGAAATAAATTAA
- a CDS encoding Nramp family divalent metal transporter — protein MEVLKDNSIEEIAKKESKFKERLKNIGPGALIAAGFIGPGTITTCTKSGASSGYTLLWAMLFSTVATIIFQEMAARLGIITQKGLGENIREKISSKTLKTIAVGIVIVAIFIGNIAYETGNLVGGSMGLSTLIPQVPNTIWAPLLGVVAFALLWSGNYKKIEKILIGLVLVMSVTFFTTAIVSKPDFGAIIKGMFIPRAGANDWLTIVGLIGTTVVPYNLFLHASSVSERWTSKEDLKNARIDTVISIGLGGLISMAVIISASASFHGSETVIDSGAVMAQQLEPLLGSWAKWFFGIGLFAAGFTSAITAPLSAAFATTGALGYKKDMKSMKFKIVWMIVLGVGIVLSALGMSSSPTELILVAQAANAIILPIIAIFLIYVLNHKDLGEYKNKLWNNVLGICILCVTLVISYRSLLSFAEAVKGLFM, from the coding sequence ATGGAAGTTTTAAAAGATAATTCAATTGAAGAAATCGCCAAAAAAGAGAGTAAATTTAAAGAAAGATTAAAAAATATAGGACCAGGAGCACTAATAGCAGCTGGATTTATAGGGCCAGGTACAATAACAACTTGTACAAAATCAGGAGCAAGTAGTGGATATACTCTACTTTGGGCAATGCTATTTTCAACAGTTGCAACGATAATATTCCAAGAAATGGCGGCAAGGTTAGGTATAATTACTCAAAAAGGTTTAGGTGAAAATATAAGAGAAAAAATTTCTAGTAAAACATTAAAAACCATAGCAGTAGGAATAGTAATCGTTGCCATATTTATAGGAAATATAGCTTATGAGACAGGTAATTTAGTTGGTGGTTCTATGGGGCTTTCAACATTAATACCACAAGTTCCAAATACGATATGGGCACCATTATTAGGTGTAGTAGCATTTGCATTACTTTGGTCAGGGAATTATAAAAAAATAGAAAAAATATTAATAGGATTAGTTTTAGTTATGAGCGTTACTTTTTTTACTACTGCCATAGTTTCAAAACCAGATTTTGGAGCAATCATAAAAGGAATGTTTATACCACGAGCAGGAGCAAATGATTGGTTAACTATAGTAGGATTAATAGGAACAACAGTAGTTCCTTATAACTTATTTTTACATGCGTCTTCAGTATCTGAGAGATGGACTAGTAAAGAAGATTTAAAAAATGCACGAATAGACACAGTAATATCTATAGGACTTGGCGGTCTTATTTCTATGGCTGTAATAATTTCAGCGTCAGCATCTTTCCATGGAAGCGAAACGGTTATAGATAGTGGAGCAGTAATGGCACAACAACTAGAACCACTACTTGGATCATGGGCTAAATGGTTTTTTGGTATAGGATTATTTGCTGCAGGCTTTACTTCTGCAATAACAGCACCACTTTCAGCAGCATTTGCTACAACAGGTGCTCTTGGATATAAAAAAGATATGAAAAGTATGAAGTTCAAAATAGTTTGGATGATAGTTTTAGGAGTAGGCATAGTGCTTAGCGCTCTTGGAATGTCGTCAAGTCCAACAGAACTTATATTAGTGGCTCAAGCAGCGAATGCTATAATATTGCCAATTATCGCAATATTCTTAATATATGTACTTAATCATAAGGATTTAGGTGAGTATAAAAATAAGCTTTGGAATAACGTATTAGGTATATGCATATTATGTGTAACTTTAGTTATAAGTTATCGTTCATTATTATCATTTGCTGAAGCTGTGAAAGGACTATTTATGTAA
- a CDS encoding LamB/YcsF family protein: MYRVDLNCDLGESFGRYKLGLDEEVIKYVSSVNIACGFHASDPVVMEKTVKLAKENNISIGAHPGFLDLMGFGRRNMDISLEEAKSYTKYQIGALYGFCKSENIKLNHVKPHGALYNMAAKDYNLAKTICEAIYEFDKEIILLGLSGSQLICAGEDVGLKCANEVFADRAYEEDGTLVSRKKDGAVITDDEEAIDRVIDMIIKKQVKTISGKYIDIKADSICVHGDGIKALEFVKKINKKLEEENIEIKPLS, encoded by the coding sequence ATGTATAGAGTAGACTTAAATTGTGACTTAGGGGAAAGTTTCGGAAGATATAAATTAGGGTTAGATGAAGAAGTTATTAAATATGTTTCTTCTGTTAATATAGCTTGTGGTTTTCATGCATCAGATCCAGTAGTAATGGAGAAAACTGTTAAATTAGCAAAAGAAAATAATATATCCATAGGAGCTCATCCAGGGTTTTTAGATTTGATGGGATTTGGAAGAAGAAATATGGATATTTCTTTGGAAGAAGCTAAATCATATACAAAATATCAAATAGGAGCATTATATGGATTTTGTAAAAGTGAAAATATAAAACTTAATCATGTAAAGCCACATGGAGCATTATACAATATGGCAGCTAAAGACTATAACTTAGCAAAAACTATATGCGAAGCAATATATGAATTTGATAAAGAAATTATACTTTTAGGATTAAGTGGAAGTCAGTTAATTTGTGCTGGAGAAGATGTTGGTCTTAAATGTGCCAATGAAGTTTTTGCAGATAGGGCTTATGAAGAAGATGGGACTTTAGTAAGTAGAAAAAAAGATGGTGCTGTAATAACTGATGATGAAGAAGCTATAGACAGAGTGATAGATATGATAATAAAAAAACAAGTAAAAACAATAAGTGGAAAATATATAGATATAAAAGCTGATTCTATCTGTGTTCATGGTGATGGAATAAAAGCATTGGAGTTTGTAAAAAAAATAAATAAAAAATTAGAAGAAGAAAATATAGAGATAAAACCATTATCTTAG
- a CDS encoding putative hydro-lyase yields MDYSKESPVKVRQIIREGKYTKPTSGMCSGYAQANLVILPKDLAYDFLLFTQRNPKSCPVLEVSDVGSRNLKYIAKDVDIAKDIPKYRVYENGILRGEYEDVEEFWQEDFVSFFIGCSFSFESELIKNRIEVRHIDEECNVPMYKTNIECKEAGIFKGNMVVSMRPIPYDQMIKAVTVTQQFPKVHGTPIHIGDPKIIGIKDINNPEFGDSVTIKDGEVPVFWPCGVTPQSVVMNVKPSIVITHSPGHMLITDIKNEDLKD; encoded by the coding sequence ATGGATTACTCAAAAGAGTCACCAGTTAAAGTTAGACAAATTATTAGAGAAGGTAAGTACACAAAACCAACTTCTGGTATGTGTAGTGGCTATGCTCAGGCAAACTTAGTGATTTTGCCTAAAGATTTAGCTTATGACTTTCTTTTGTTTACACAAAGAAATCCAAAGTCATGCCCTGTTTTAGAAGTGTCAGATGTGGGGAGTAGAAACTTAAAATATATTGCAAAAGACGTGGATATTGCAAAAGATATTCCAAAGTATCGAGTATATGAAAATGGAATATTAAGGGGAGAATATGAGGACGTAGAAGAATTTTGGCAAGAAGATTTTGTTAGTTTTTTTATAGGATGTAGTTTTTCTTTTGAATCGGAACTAATAAAAAATCGTATTGAAGTAAGACATATTGATGAAGAATGTAATGTACCTATGTATAAAACTAATATTGAATGTAAAGAAGCTGGAATATTTAAAGGAAATATGGTGGTAAGTATGAGGCCAATTCCTTATGATCAGATGATAAAAGCAGTTACAGTAACGCAGCAATTTCCGAAGGTTCATGGTACACCAATTCATATTGGAGATCCTAAAATAATTGGAATTAAAGATATCAATAATCCTGAATTTGGAGATAGTGTAACTATTAAAGACGGTGAAGTGCCAGTATTTTGGCCTTGTGGGGTAACACCTCAATCTGTAGTTATGAATGTGAAACCTAGTATAGTGATAACTCATTCGCCAGGTCATATGCTAATTACTGATATTAAGAATGAAGATTTAAAAGACTAA